The Candidatus Saccharimonadia bacterium genomic interval TCATCGAAAACCGCGGCGGCACCCGCGTCTGGACCGAGATCAGCTACTCGCCGATCTTCGACGACGCCGGCCGAGTCACCTCCGGCATCGCCATTATCCGCAACACCACCAAAGACCGCGAAGTCGAAGAGATCAAATCCGACTTCATTTCGATCGTGTCCCACGAACTCCGCACCCCGCTCACCGCGATCAAAGGCTTTCTCTCCATGACCCTCAAGCACGATTTTGGCGAGCTCAGCGACAAACAGTTTCACTATCTCAGCCGCGTCTACCAATCAAACCAACGCATGATCGACCTCGTCGAAGATCTCATGGATGCCACCTACATCGAATCAGGCAAAATTACCCTCAACATCGCCCCTGTCGCCCTCGACAGTGTCATCGCGAGCGTCGTCTCCGAGGTGGCCGCCAAAGGTGCCGCCAGCCACATCATGATCAATGTCCGCCGCCGCCAACGCCTGCCGCTAGTGCTCGCCGACGAGACCAGGCTCCATCAAATCATCCTCAACCTCGTCGACAACGCCATCAAATACTCAATGCCAGGCACCGAGGTCCAAATAAACTTCCGCATCCAGGGCGACGAGCTCATCACCACCGTAGCCGATCACGGCGTAGGCATTGGCAAGTCCCAGATCGACCGCCTGTTCACCAAATTCGGCCGCATTTTCAATCCCCTGAGCGTCCAAGCCGGCGGCACCGGCCTCGGCCTCTACATCGTCAAAAACCTCATCGAGTCACACGACGGCCGCATTTGGGTCACGAGTATCGAGGGCAAAGGCAGCCGATTTAACTTCAGTTTGCCCATTGCCAAGCAATTACCGCTCATAGAGTAATATTTTGATCCCCAGGGGTGGTTGCCATCTGGGATTATCTGTTAAACTAGGGGAAGAGGAGTTAGGGTATGGCAAAAATTTTACTGGTCGAAGACGACACCATCTTGGTCGAGATGTACCAAGCCAAATTTGAACTTGAAGGCCACAGCGTCAAAGTAGCCACCAACGGCGAAGAATGCCTAGCCGTACTCAAAGAATTCCAACCCGAACTCATTTTGCTCGACATCCTCATGCCCAAGCTCAATGGCTTCCATGTGCTCAAAGAGATCAAGAAGCAACCCGACCTGCGCCAAATTCCAGTCATTTTGCTCACCAACTTGGGCCAAGCCGAAGTCGACATGAACCAAGAGCTCGCCAAAGCTTTAGGGGTCAACGATTACCTCATCAAGAGCCACCACACGCCCGACGAAGTCGTCCAAAAAGCCGTGAAAGTGCTCGGCGCGACTGGACACAAAGCCGCCGCCAGCGACAAATAGGGGCGTGGACGCCGTTGATCCGCGCCTCGATGCCATCTGCAACAGCCTGTATCGGGTGGCTGTCAAAGCCGTCATCATCCGCGACCACAAAATTCTGCTTGTCAAAGAGCGCGACGATGAGTGGTGGAGCCTACCGGGCGGCGGCATTGACCACGGCGAAACCCCGGCCGAGGCCCTCATCCGCGAACTAGCCGAAGAGCTCGGCCTCGCCCCCGCCGACATCAAAACCGACGGCCGCGTCATCCTGGCCACCGCCGGCGCCGTTGTGGGCGGCATCCCCAAAGCTAATTTGTTTTATCGCGTCAACGTTGCCATCGAGCACATCCACCCCAGCACGGCCGATGTCGAAAAATCCGGCTGGTTTACGGCCACCGAACTCGCCACGCTTTACCTCAGTCCGTCAGCCGGCGACGTCAACAGCCATCTTGTTGGCCTTCTGACCGAAGCCTAACCACAGACGACGCTCAAATGCGCCCAGGAAGCGCCGGACACCGGCTTGTTCCGCGAACTCATCCTTATTTGCAAAATCCGTACCCGTCGTCTTGTCTGGCGCTTCACGGCGCCGGTGTCCAGCGCTTCCTGAGGCGTTTCCGGAGCAACACGACCTATAATGACTTTATGCCCAGCAAACCCGCCTACCAAACCCAAGGCATCGTCATCGGCCGCACCAACTTTGGCGAAGCCGATAGAGTAGTGCGGTTCCTCACCGCAGGCTACGGCAAAGTCAGCGCCGTGGCCAAAGGCGTACGCAAGATCAAATCGCGCTCCGGCGGCCATCTCGAGCTCTTCGGTGAGGTCAATCTCATGCTCATCGCCGGCCGCAATCTCGACACCGTCACCAGCGCACGCCTCCTATGGTATCCCCACGATTTTGTCAGCCACTACGACCGGCTCGAGCTAGCCTTCATCATCGCCCGCACCGTCGACCGTCTCACCGAGCCAGGGCAGCCCACCCCCGGCCTCTACGAGCTCACGCGCGAGGCCCTAGGCGCCCTCGATGACGGCCCCAGCGATATCGTGCTCATTGAGCTCTGGTTCAAGCTCCGCCTGCTCGATGTGCTCGGCTACCGCCCAGAGCTGGGCGCCTGCATTATCTGCGGTCAACAATCCGCCGAGACCACCTACGCCTTCAGCACCGAACGCGGCGGCATCGTCTGCCACGCCGACAGCAACCCGCTAGACACCCCCATGAGCACCGAGCAAATCAAATTTTGGCGCTTGCTTTCCGACTACCCTTACCAAACCATAGCGCACATCGCCGATGCGCCCGCCCTCGCAACCGCTACGTTGAGTCTTTGTAATACATTTTACGAACACCATCTCAGCTATTCATTCCTCGCAACATCAACTTTTGACAAAAACGATAAAAAATGACAACGTATTAAAGCTTAATCAGCAAATTGGAACCCCGCAACTCGTGGAGGCACGCCATGTCCATCGGCACCCCCATCGCCGTCACCCTCGAGCCCGTAACCGGGCCGAACGGAGAACTCACCGGCGGACTCCTCCGTCTGCCCGACGGTACCGTGTACTACATCACGGGAGCCGAACCGGTCGACCGGCACGACAAGCCCAACGACACGCCCTACGTCTACCTGTACCGGAGCGAGGATGGGTCGTGCTGGAGGATCCACCCATCGGATGGCGCCACCGTGCGCGTCGTACCGTACAAGTTCCACTCTATGCACCACTTGGACGCCGCGGCCATCGAGGCGCTCGCCATCGGCGTGCACTACCCACCGGAGTGCACAGTGCTCAAACTGGCAGGAGCAGCGTTCATCGCCCCTCGGCGCTGGACGCCCGAGACCCTGGCCGCCGCCGCTCAGCAGGCGTGGCCCGACGCGTGGGCGGAATTCGCCCCGACCACCAGCTGACCAAGCACCACCCCGGACCCAGCGCCCCGCGCTGGGTCCGGGCCGACCCCAGTCTTCAACCCACTTGAAGCCTGAGGCCGGGATGCTACAATAACGCCCATAATCCTCATCGAAAGCCACCCCATGACCTCCCAATCCGAACTCAGCTGGACCCTCGCCGACTACCAGCATGCCCACATCGACCCACCGGAGCGCATTATCAGCCACCCCGAGCGCACCGAAGGCCAGATGATGACCGACGACGAAATCGAAGAGTTTATCAAACACTCCATCGCCACCTGCCGTATCCTGCTCGACAAGCGCTCACCGCGCTACGAGCAAGTAGTCGGAAACTACGTCGCCGATCTCACGTATCTGCTAAGCCTTGGCCGAATCAGTGATGACGACTATAATGAGCTCACCGAACCCGATAATCTCAGATTTTAGGTAGTTTCTATGGCCACATCTCACCCCACCCCTTCGCTCGAAACCATCGTCGCGCTCGCCAAGCGGCGCGGTTTTATTTTTCAAGGCTCCGATATTTACGGGGGGCTGGCCGGCACCTGGGACTACGGCCCCTACGGCACGCTGCTCAAAAACAACCTCAAGACCCTCTGGTGGAGCCATTTCGTCACCGAGCGCGAAGACATGTACGGCCTCGATAGCGCCATCCTCATGAACCCCCGCGTGTGGGAGGCCAGCGGCCATACCGGCGCCGGCTTTGCCGATGCGCTCGTGGAAGACCTGGGGACCAACAAACGTTACCGCGCCGACCACCTGCTCGAAGATGCCGGCGTCGAAGACGTTGCCGAGCTCACCATGGCGCAAATGAGCCTCAAAATCCGCGAGCTCGGCCTCAAAAGCCCCGAGGGCAACGAGCTCAGCGAAGCCCGCACCTTCAACCTCATGTTTTCCACCCAAGCCGGCCCCGTCGACGACACCTCCGCCAAGGTTTACCTGCGCCCCGAAACCGCCCAGGGCATGTTCGTGAATTTCAAAAACGTTCTCGATTCCATCCACCCCAAATTACCCTTTGGCATAGCCCAAATCGGCAAAAACTTCCGCAATGAAATCACCCCCCGTGATTTCATTTTCCGCGTGCGCGAGCTTGAGATTATGGAGTTTGAATACTTCGTGCGGGAGGGGGACTGGGAAAAAATCTTCGACGAGCTCCACCAGCTCACCCTCGCCTGGTACGAGCGCATCGGCCTACCGGCATCCGCCATCCATGAGCTCGACGTCCCCGCCGCCGACCGCGCGCATTACTCCAAGAAAACCATCGATTTTGAATACGAATTCCCGATCGGCACCAAAGAAATCGGCGGCCTGGCCTACCGCACCGATTTCGACCTCACCAACCACATGAAGCACTCCGGCGTCGACCTCACGTATTTGGATTCAGCCACCGGCGAGCGCTTCGTGCCCCACGTCATCGAGCCCACCTTTGGCCTCGACCGCAACGTGCTAGCCGTACTCACCGCCGCCTATCGCGAGGAGGCGGTAGGGGAGGGGGACACCCGCGTCGTGCTGGGGCTCAAGCCCGCCCTCGCCCCGATCAAGATCGCCGTCAGCCCGCTCCTGCGCAACAAACCCGAGCTCATGGACAAAGCCCGCGAGGTCTTCAAAACCCTCAAAGCTAGGTACGGCAGCGTCATGTTCGACGACAACGGCAACATCGGCAAACGCTACCGCCGCCAAGACGAAATCGGCACCCCCCTGTGCGTCGTCATCGACTTCGACACCCTCTCAGACCACACCGTCACCGTCCGCCATCGCGACACCATGGAGCAAACCCGCGTCAAAATTGCCGATTTGCCCACCAAACTCGATAACCAATTGGAGGCGTTTTAAGATTATGGCTGCTGTCACGGGCCCTAAAGTCGTCGTCATCGGTGCCGGTACCGGCACGTTCACCATTCTCACTGCACTCAAATATTACGCTCGCGACATCACCGCCATCGTCAACATGTCCGACGATGGCGGCTCCACCGGCATTCTGCGCGATGAACTCGGCGCCCTGCCGCCCGGCGACGTCCGCCAGTGCCTCGTGGCACTGAGCGAATCCGATCAAAAACTCCGCGATCTTTTCAACTATCGCTTCGACGAGGGCACCTTCGGCGGCCACTCGTTTGGCAATATCTTCCTCAGTGCCCTCGAAAAAACCACTGGCAGCTTCGCCGACGCGGTCAAAACCGCTGGCGAAATCCTCAACATCTCGGGGCACGTCGTGCCGGTCACCCTGTCGAACGTCAAGCTTGTGCTCACCAAGGCTAGTGGGGAAGTCGTAAAAGGAGAGTACCAAATCGTGGGGCACGATTTCGACAGCAACCGGCCCCAGCTTTCGCTCGAGCCCAACGCCCAGCTCAACCCCGAGGCCAAAACCGCCATTGAGGCCGCCGACATCGTCGTAATCGCCCCCGGCAACCTCTACACCTCGCTCGCACCCACGCTTATCGTCAGCGGCATGAGCGAGGCTCTGGCCAAAACTCGCGCCAAACTCGTCTATATCTCGAATCTCGTCACCAAACCCGGCCAAACCGATGGCTTCAAAGTCGACGATTACGTCCGCGAGATCGAGCGTTTTATCGGCTCCAAAACCGTCGACTATGTCATTTACAACAGCCACAAACCCAGCGACGAATTGCTCCGCCGCTACGCCAAAGCCGGCGAGTTTGCGGTCGAATTCGACCCCGAAGCCTTCAAGAAACACCACGCCCAGGCCATCGGCGAAGACCTCGTATCGGCCGCCATACCACAGCTCAAACCCTCCGAGCAGCTCATCCCGCGCACGCTCATTCGCCATGATTCCGACAAAGTCGCCCGGCTCATAATGCGAGTCTACTTTAGCTAATGAAACCCACCACCGCTGTCATCATGGCCGCCGGGCTCGGCACCCGCATGCTGCCGGTCACTGCCGCCGTCCAGAAGGAAATGCTGCCTATTCTCAACCGGCCGGTGATCGACTACACCGTAGCCGATCTGGTAGCTGCCGGCATCACCCGCATTCTCTTCATCACCCGCGCCGGCCAAACCGGACTCAAAGACTACTACCAAGGCAACCCGCCCTACATCGCCGCCCTCAAGCGACTTGGCAAAACCGAAGTCGCCAAAAGCCTGGCCGCCATCCATGCCCAAGCGCGGTTTGAATTCATCGAGCAGTCCGAAGACGCCGGCTACGGTACCGCCGTCCCGCTCATCACCGCGCTCCCACACCTCGATCCCTCCGAGACCATCATCTACTGCAGCGGGGATGATTTCGTCTGGCGCGCCGATGCCAAGTCCGAAATGACCGATTTCGTCACCGCCTATACCGCCGGCGATGCCGAGGGCGCGCTCATGGTCACTACCGTCCCCGCCTCCGAGCTCACTCGCTACGGCGTCCTGGCCACCAACGAGCAGGGGAGCCGGCACTACCTCACGAGCATTGCCGACCAACCTCAACCCAGCCAAGCCCCGTCGCGTCAAGCCAATATCTCCAAATACATCCTGACGCCCCAGCTCCAACGCTACGCCACCGCCACCACACCCAACCCCAACGGCGAGCTCTCCATTACCGACGCCTTAACGAGCGCTGCCACCACACACAAAATCCTCGTCCACCCCATCAGCGGCACGTATCTCGACACCGGTACGCCCGCCGCGTGGCTTGGGGCCAACCGCATCGTCGCAGACAGCGTGCTTACCAAAAGCTAATTTGGCCAAGCGCCTATTTACATTGAGAAAAAAATGTTATAGTATTATAATCAAATTGAGACGAAACAGGCCCAAACATAAATATTGCCGTAGCTATTGACGCGACATATTATATGTTTTATAATTTCAGACGATGACAAATTCCGTTACCACCAAATCGAATATCACCTACGATTACAAATCGGCCGTTGAGCAAATCCTCAAGGAACTCCGGCGCGACCGTGACCGGCAAATCATTGCCCGCCGGTTTGGCTTTGGTTTGGCGCGCCGCCAAACGCTCGAGAAAATCGGCAGCGACTTCGAGATCACCCGCGAACGCGTCCGCCAGATCGAGAAAGCCGCCATTGCCAAAATGCGCACCAGCGACGCCGCCGAAATCGCCACGGGTAGCGAACTCTTGCGCGCCATCACCGCCGATCAGGGCGGAATCGTGCCCACCGCCGACGTTGCCGAAATGCTCGGCGCCCCCGAAACCGACGTACCATATCTCGTTTTTCTAGCCCTCCTGTCGCCCAGCGTTGACCTCATCGAAGACAACGACGATACCCGTCAAGCCGCCGGCCTCGCCGGTATCTATTCGCCGTCGCAAGTCAACCAGTTGCTCACCGAAATCGCCAAAACCGTCAAAGACCACGCCAAACCGATCACGCTTGCCAAGCTCAAGATCAAACTCCCTTCCGAGCTCGATAGCCGCACCCTCGAGCAGCTCATGCGCATCTCCAAGCGCCTAGCCTACTTCGACGGCAAATGGGGCCTCATCACCTGGCCCGAGGTCAACCCCAAGAGCATCCGCGACAAAACCTACCTGGTGCTGTCGCGCCACGGCCGGCCGCTGCACTTCTCGGAGATCGCCAAGCACGTCCGCGGCCTCGGCGCCACCAAGCGCAACGTCACCATCCAAGCCGTGCACAACGAGCTCATCAAAGACGTCCGATTCATTCTCATCGGCCGCGGTATTTACGCGCTCGCCGAATGGGGCTACACCCCCGGCACCGTCGCCGAAATCATCGCCAGCGTCTTGCGCGAAGAGCAGCCGCTCCACAAAGACGAAATCGTGCGCCGCGTCTTACTCAAACGCCAGGTCAAAACCACCACCATCATCCTCAACCTGCAAGAAAAAGACCAGTTCCAGCGCACCGCCAAAGCCACCTACAAGCTCAACGACTAGACTAGTACCGACCGTCCCAGTGGCGTAAACTTGGGGGGAGGGTACCTGCTAGGCATGAACATTTCTACACTCCTAAGCCCCATCACGGCCATTTTTCAGATTATCGGCCTGGTGCTGTTTCATTTCTACGGTTGGGTCGTGGTGGTCGCGATCCTGGGCTATCTGTTGCTGCAAAACCGCCGCAAAACCAAGTGGATCAACACCACCGAAAACATCCTCTTGCTCGTGGAGGTCCCCAAAGACAACGAGAAAAAAGAGCTCTCAGCCGAGCAGATGTTCGCCTCACTCCATGGCATTTTGCGCCCCAAATCCGAACTAACCCGTGAAGGCTCCGTCCAGGAGCATGTTTCGTTCGAGATCGTCGCCCGGCGCAACTCGATCCAATTCTATGTCTGGACCCCTCGCCATCTCAAAGATTTTGTCGAAAGCCAGATCTACGCCCAATATCCCACGGTGCAGATCAAAGAAGGCCCCCAAGACTACGCCGCGGCCGATATCGCCGGCCGTACCATCTACGGCACCGAGCTCGGCCTCACCAAAGATACCCATCTGCCCATCAAAACCTTCGCCTCATTCGAGGTCGACCCGCTGGCCGGCATCACGGGCGTGCTCGCCAAACTCGAGCAAACGGGGGAGGAGGTGTGGATTCAAATTCTAGCCCGCCCCGTCGACGACGCCTGGCAAGATCAGGGCAAATCCTACGTCGAAAACGTCAAAGCCGGCGGGGCCAAGGGCGGCCTCGGCTCACTATTCAAAAATAGCCTCCTCGAGCTCCCGTCCTATATCGTCAGCAATTTCTTTGGCGCACTGTTTGCGCCCCCCAGCTCCAAAGAAAAAGCCGCTCCCGGCAAAGTCGAGCTCGGCACCGGCCAACAAGCCGTCATCAAGGCGGTCGAAGAAAAAATCACCAAGCTCGGCTACGAGGTCAAAATCCGCATCGCCTACCTTGGTCCCGACGACGCCTCGGCTCGCCAGCGCCTCCAGGCCATCGTGGGCGGCTTCAAGCAATTCAACACCACCAACCTCAACGGCTTCACCAACGCCAGGATGTACAACTCACCCGAGTTCATCGGCGATTACCAAGCCCGGCTGTTTTTCGACACCGGCTATATCCTCAACATCGAGGAACTCGCTTCGCTCTACCACTTGCCCCACAAATCCGTCGAGACGCCCAATATGGTCTGGACCACCGCCAAAACCAGCGAACCACCCTCAAACATCCCGGTCGAAGGCATTGGCGAAGCCGGCGATCTGAGCCTGTTTGGCCTCACCAACTTCCGCGGCCGTCACCTCAAATTCGGCATCAAGCGCAAAGACCGCGGCCGGCACATGTACATCATTGGCCAAACCGGGGCAGGAAAGTCGTTTCTGCTACAGCTCCTCACGCTGTCCGACATCTACCACGACGTCGGCTTTGCCATCGTCGACCCGCACGGCGACTACGCCACCGACATCATGAAGTACATCCCCGAACACCGTCTCAACGACGTCATCTACCTCAACCCGGCCGACCGCGAATTTCCCATGGCCTTCAACCCCATGGAAATCACCGACCCCGCCATGAAAGACCACATCAGCTCCGAACTCGTGGGTGTACTCAAGCGCATGTTTGAGAGCTGGGGACCACGGCTCGAATACATCTTGCGCTACACCATCCTGGCCCTCCTCGACCACCCCGACTCCACCATGCTCGACATTCCCCGCATGCTCAATGAGAAAGACTTCCGCAAAGAAGTCATCCGCAGCGTCCAAGACCCGGTCGTGAAAAGCTTCTGGGTCACAGAATTTGCCTCCTGGAACGAAAAATTCGCCTCCGAAGCCGTCGCTCCGGTACTCAATAAGGTCGGCGCGTTCGTAGCCAACCCCCTCGTGCGCAACATCATCGGTCAAAAAAAGAGCGCCTTCAACATCCGGCAAATTATGGATGAAGGCAAAATCCTGCTCGTAAACCTCAGCCGCGGTCAGGTCGGTGAAGACAACGCCGCCATTCTGGGCGCGCTCATGGTCACCAAAATCCAGCTGGCCGCCATGTCCCGCGCCGACATGCCGCTCGAAGACCGCCGGCCGTTTTACCTCTACGTCGATGAGTTCCAAAACTTCGCCACCGACTCGTTCGCCGTCATCCTCTCCGAGGCGCGCAAGTACGGCCTCAATCTCACCGTCGCCAACCAATACGTGTCCCAAATGCCCGAGGTCGTGCGCGACGCCGTCTTCGGCAACGTCGGCACCATGGTGAGCTTCCGCATCGGTCCCAGCGACTCCACCGTGCTCGGCAAATACTTCGAGCCCGTCTTCGAAGCTATCGACCTCACCAAGCTCCACAACCAAAATATCTTCATCTCCATGATCATCGACGGCGAAAAAGCCCCACCGTTTTCCGCCGCCACCCTGCGCATGCCCGATCCCGAAAACGACCTCACGCCCACCATCATCCAGATGACCCGCGACCGACTCGCCTCGGCGCGCGCCGTCGTGGAAGCCGACATCCGGACTCGTACCGCCGGGGGACACGACGAAGGCAACCGGGCTGTCGGCGCTCCCGATCAAAAACCGAACAAAGATCTTCTCAACGCCCTCAAGAATCCCACCCCGCCACCCGGCAGCCCGCGGACAGGGGAGCAGGGGAGTGCGCGCCGAACCGAACCGCCACGCCACGACAACCGCGGCGGAAACCGGCCCAGCGGTGGCGGAGGAGGCGGCGGGGGACTCAGCAGCCGACCCGTCAGCCAGGATGTCCCCTACCGTCCCGCCGAGCGACGCGAGCCGGCGATCCACCAGGCCGCCGCGCCCATTACAGCCGCCCCACCCGCGCCGCCGCCCGCCCAGCCCCCCGCAGGCAGCCTGGAGCCCGGCCAACCCATCAATTTGCGCTAATCCACCACCCCACAAACCAGAACAGCCTAAGTCGCAAACGGGAAGGAGTTAGAGTCCCGCACAACCCTTCACCAGAAGATTTGACCGACACCAAGCCAAGAAACCGGTACTACGTGTCATCTTCAATCGAAATGAGATTACGTCGCACAATGTATATTTTACGGCGCGAACCAGCTAAAACGCCATTTTAGAGCAAAAATCACCGTCAAAATCAGATCTTCAATTTTTCAAACTTTTTGCGTTTTTCTACCCCCCAACGAAAGGGGAATCTTCTTTCGCTCTCACTCGTTTACCCCCGTGCAAAAACCACCCAAACAGGCACATACAAAAACCGAACTTAAACTAGGGGAGTGGAAACATCATTTATAGTACGCTTTGCCCGCGATGCGCAGGTCAATGTATTCCGCCGGAGTACGCTTCTGGGCCACCAGCAGCCGCTGCACCGCCTGCAGATCGGCCAGCTCCTCAGGTACCTCCCTCCCCGTATCAAACAACAAGCGATACCCCTTGTTCGTCGTCGCCGCCAGATCCAGCGTCGTATCCTTAATATCAAGCCGCGCTACCTGTATCCCCGTCGCCGCCAACGCCGGCACCACCTGCCCGGCAAACGCCACGAAGTGCGCCGACACCGCTTTTTGGCCCACCTGCACCGGCAAGTTGCTGCCGTCGTACACCACCGGGAAAGCCGGCGCACCGACGACCGTACCAATCACCGTACCGTCACGATCGAGCACATAGGTCTGATTACCCGTACTCCAGCCGAGGCTTGGCTGCTTCAGCGTCGCCGTCACCACGATCGTATGCAGCCAGCGCCGCCGCACCGACACACTCCGCAGCAACGGATCATCTTGTTGTAATTTTGACACGAAGGCCCCATCGTCAAACGTCAGCAGGTTCCCCCACTGCCACCTACTCGCCACCAGTTTGCGCACCTCAGATTCAATTTCAGCCTTGCGCACCGGCGCTTCCACCTTCACGACGGTCAGCGCAAACAACTGCCCTATCCCCCACCCGGCCGCGATCACTAGCCCCAGCAGCACCAGGAGTCGCCGCTGCAATGGGCCCAGCCCCGGCGGCTTCACTCCCCTCCTGCGCGACGGCCGAGCCAACGGCGCCGCCCGGCCATACACCTGCCGCCCTGATACCCTCACCCGTCGCTCATTCATGCCCGAGACTCCGTGTTCGGTTTTTGTTTGCTCGAGCCAACCTGCTGCCCCACCTGCAAAACCAACCGAGCCAAATCCGCCGCCGCCGTGGGCCGCGAAAACGCGCCGATCGCCGCCGACAGCCGCGTCTGCTCGGCTTCATCGCCCAAAATGTGATCAATCTCTGCCACCAAACCACCGGCCGTCAAGCGCGCCCCATCAAGCACTCGCACCGCCCCTTGCCGGCTCAAAACCCGCGCATTCTCCACCTGGTGCCCCGCCATCTCATAATTCGGAATCAAAATCGTTGGCTTACCCAGCGCTGCCGAATCATTGATCGTATTTACCCCCGCTCGGCCGATCACGAGGTCTGCCGCCGCCAGCGCCAACCCCATATCTGCCATCAGAAAACCATAAGGATGATACCGGTCCATATGCGGCTCTTTGCGCCGCCGGCTCAATTCAAAATTAATCCGTCCAATTTCACCCTCGCCGGCTTGGTGAATAAGTTGGTACTTGGCCAGCAATTCCGGCAGAGCCGCCAGGACCACGTTGTTGATCTGCGCCGCTCCCTGCGAACCACCCGTCACCAGCACCACGGGCAACGATTCCGTCAATTTGAAGTGCGCGATGCCCTCCAGCCGGTGCACCCCCGCAATATCCGACCGCACCGGATTGCCTACGTACACCACCTTGGCTGGCTCAAACAGCCGGTAGCTCTTGGCCGGAAAACCCACCGCAATTTTGGTAGCCCACCGGCTCAGCACCCGGTTGGTCAGCCCGGGCGTCGCGTCTGATTCGTGAATCACAAACGGAATGCCCAGCATCTTGGCCGCGATCCCCACCGGCAGGCACACAAACCCGCCCTTCAAGAACACCACATCCGGCTTAAAACTCCGCAAAATCCGCAGCGATTGCCCCACTCCCTGCACAGTCTTGAGGCTGTCACGCGCATTCGGCCCCAGCGTCGCCACGTTGAAGATTTTGGCCATCCCCGAATCAAAATGATTGCGCCGAAATTTGCCCGCCGCGATCGGCGCAAACGCCAAACCCGCCGCCGCCACAATCTTGGCCTCCATACCGCCTGCCTGACCCACGTAGAGCAGGTCGAGAGCGCTATCGAGCGACTTTAACGCGTCGCTGGTTGCCAGTGTCGGCAAAATGTGGCCGGCTGATCCCCCGCCGCTCACGACTACTCGCATCGCTTACCTCTCTTACGGTGTACTTAGAAATGTTCAAAAGGATCCCAGCCGCAAACAGCGACACCACCAGGCTCGTTCCGCCATACGATATAAACGGCAGCGGAATGCCCGTAAGCGGTACCAGCGACAGCATCGCACCGATATTAATAATCGACTGAAACAGCAGCCACAATGAAATACCAGTAGCCACCAGGCGAGCAAAAACATCCGGCGCCGCCCGAGCCACCCGCAGTCCACGATACACGAGTAGCCCGAAAAGTCCCACCACCGCGATCGACCCAATCAGCCCAAACTCCTCGGCAATAATCGCAAAAATCGAATCGTTGGCCGCCTCGGGCAGATAGCCATACACCTGAATGCTATGCCCCAAACCCAACCCAATCAGCCCGCCCGAACCCACGCCCAGCAGGGCCTGGCAGACGTGTAGCGAGCT includes:
- a CDS encoding type IV secretion system DNA-binding domain-containing protein encodes the protein MNISTLLSPITAIFQIIGLVLFHFYGWVVVVAILGYLLLQNRRKTKWINTTENILLLVEVPKDNEKKELSAEQMFASLHGILRPKSELTREGSVQEHVSFEIVARRNSIQFYVWTPRHLKDFVESQIYAQYPTVQIKEGPQDYAAADIAGRTIYGTELGLTKDTHLPIKTFASFEVDPLAGITGVLAKLEQTGEEVWIQILARPVDDAWQDQGKSYVENVKAGGAKGGLGSLFKNSLLELPSYIVSNFFGALFAPPSSKEKAAPGKVELGTGQQAVIKAVEEKITKLGYEVKIRIAYLGPDDASARQRLQAIVGGFKQFNTTNLNGFTNARMYNSPEFIGDYQARLFFDTGYILNIEELASLYHLPHKSVETPNMVWTTAKTSEPPSNIPVEGIGEAGDLSLFGLTNFRGRHLKFGIKRKDRGRHMYIIGQTGAGKSFLLQLLTLSDIYHDVGFAIVDPHGDYATDIMKYIPEHRLNDVIYLNPADREFPMAFNPMEITDPAMKDHISSELVGVLKRMFESWGPRLEYILRYTILALLDHPDSTMLDIPRMLNEKDFRKEVIRSVQDPVVKSFWVTEFASWNEKFASEAVAPVLNKVGAFVANPLVRNIIGQKKSAFNIRQIMDEGKILLVNLSRGQVGEDNAAILGALMVTKIQLAAMSRADMPLEDRRPFYLYVDEFQNFATDSFAVILSEARKYGLNLTVANQYVSQMPEVVRDAVFGNVGTMVSFRIGPSDSTVLGKYFEPVFEAIDLTKLHNQNIFISMIIDGEKAPPFSAATLRMPDPENDLTPTIIQMTRDRLASARAVVEADIRTRTAGGHDEGNRAVGAPDQKPNKDLLNALKNPTPPPGSPRTGEQGSARRTEPPRHDNRGGNRPSGGGGGGGGLSSRPVSQDVPYRPAERREPAIHQAAAPITAAPPAPPPAQPPAGSLEPGQPINLR
- a CDS encoding cell division protein FtsQ/DivIB, encoding MNERRVRVSGRQVYGRAAPLARPSRRRGVKPPGLGPLQRRLLVLLGLVIAAGWGIGQLFALTVVKVEAPVRKAEIESEVRKLVASRWQWGNLLTFDDGAFVSKLQQDDPLLRSVSVRRRWLHTIVVTATLKQPSLGWSTGNQTYVLDRDGTVIGTVVGAPAFPVVYDGSNLPVQVGQKAVSAHFVAFAGQVVPALAATGIQVARLDIKDTTLDLAATTNKGYRLLFDTGREVPEELADLQAVQRLLVAQKRTPAEYIDLRIAGKAYYK
- a CDS encoding UDP-N-acetylglucosamine--N-acetylmuramyl-(pentapeptide) pyrophosphoryl-undecaprenol N-acetylglucosamine transferase, which encodes MPTLATSDALKSLDSALDLLYVGQAGGMEAKIVAAAGLAFAPIAAGKFRRNHFDSGMAKIFNVATLGPNARDSLKTVQGVGQSLRILRSFKPDVVFLKGGFVCLPVGIAAKMLGIPFVIHESDATPGLTNRVLSRWATKIAVGFPAKSYRLFEPAKVVYVGNPVRSDIAGVHRLEGIAHFKLTESLPVVLVTGGSQGAAQINNVVLAALPELLAKYQLIHQAGEGEIGRINFELSRRRKEPHMDRYHPYGFLMADMGLALAAADLVIGRAGVNTINDSAALGKPTILIPNYEMAGHQVENARVLSRQGAVRVLDGARLTAGGLVAEIDHILGDEAEQTRLSAAIGAFSRPTAAADLARLVLQVGQQVGSSKQKPNTESRA